The following DNA comes from Cucumis sativus cultivar 9930 chromosome 7, Cucumber_9930_V3, whole genome shotgun sequence.
tttttaatagacaataatattttgttatatttataaataaagaaaaataatcatttggttacttagttttgagttttgatgaTTAGGTGCATTTAGTCCtaagtttttcaaattagtcatttttcttttgagtttcgaataataggtttaaaagatttctttccaacaaaaaaaaaaatcattaaatctaatataaaaagttataagTGTTGATGTGATAAAACGACAtggaaaaaatatgtttttctaataaccgtttgaaaaaaaaatcgcaaaagaaagagaaaaatgatggaaacaaaaaagaacgAAGATGGAAgaacaaacttgaaatattttttgaaaaacggTTAACTTCATAAActctttgattttgttattcggacggtaaatattttagtattttgttatatttatgaaaattaacctaattaaaaactttcatggaaaataaaataaataaaaacctaaTTAGGCTTTTTCTAttggttttctatttttcaaaaattaaaactgttAACCCATATTTCCTAACAccattatcattttctttactaTCTATCTTTCCAAAGAAAACGTTCTAAGAAACCAATCCATTTTTAAgtcagaaacaaaaaaagctttatatatatatacacacacaacctaatacaaaaaaaaaaaaaaaaaattatatattgaaaatctTTAGATCCAAAGCTCTCGAAATCTACCTATCGAGTATGGATATAGCCTACCACACTAATTAACGAGAGAGTTTATCACTAATATagatttttgttatgtttgtaCTTCACTAGAAATgttatctatttaattattagatttaaaaGTGTTACTCGTTACAATTACTCtacttttaaacaaaaaaactaaaatcaaagttataattaaaaaagaaagtctaaATTTGTTAGGAAGAGAAAGATAAATGAAGCGAAAGATGGTAGGAGAGAGGAGGGGCCAAGAGGGTAGTTTTCTGTTGATAATGACCACATAGATAGTGATTGAAGGAATCATTATAGAGAAAGGCTTGGTCCCATATGTCTCTACTTGCAATAGAAGCTCATGTGTGGAAGTTGCACAAAAtagtgagaaaaatgaaatatatatgtgtgtgtatatattatattaatatatattgaagagAAAGATTTACATTAGGGTTTGTGTGGGGTTGTTATTGAAGGGACGAAGGGGCCAATTTTAGGTGATAATGGAAGTAGCCTTCATCCTCTCTGGACATGCACCCACCTAAATTCAAGTATATCTTCTTTTGCCTCTTCCACTTTACCTTAACCTTTGCTTGATGATccttcaaattattaaatctTCTGCTACGAAATTAACTTTgcaactaaaagaaaaatgattagGGTTTGCCAATTGCCAATATATATGACAATTCTTGTTTACCTAATTTCAGTTTTCGTTTCTGCTTTAGGCTTCAAAAGGAAGTGATTGGGAAAGTAGGAAACTAGTTTTGGTGGGgaatataatccaaaatccGACCTAAACCAGTTGAGGTATGGTTAAAGTGGCAGAAAAGTAGAAGAGAGGATAATGAACTTTTCTATGACAAATTTCATTgtcacatttatttttcttcctataGGCATCTTTTATCTCTTAAAATaaggtttatatatattttcataacaTTTTAAGTTAGGAAACAAAACCATTCTTTATGGTGAAGcaaattaacaaaactatatatattattttatttgtaatgaTATCCATCCTTCTTAACAATCATTGGAGATGAGTGGTAAGtatttaagaataatttaatgaaatgGGGGATTAATTATTGCaaagtttaattaaagaatggtttaattaagaaacaaaaagagcaAAAAGAACAAGATAGAGACAAAAAGGGGTTATTTTGGGTACCCcatattttccaattttagaACGCTTCCACGTCAGATTCCGTAATACACGGCATAATATCCCCAAAACTCCGTAATTGTCTCACGCGTTCATATGCCTCGTGTTCTCCCTCATCCAATACAAATCGAGCGTGACGCACACGCACAAAGATGAGATTTGAACACGTGATTTAAATGTTAGggtgttcattttttttgaattttttgattTATTGACCGTATGAAGTGAAGATTGGACGGGAAATTTGCAAACGGATTGTTTGATCATAAATAATTTCTCATAGTAATGTCAATCACATTCATGACAACAATTTGACATCTGCTTGTTTGTAACATGTAGGGTTGGTGCAGGGCCGAGATGGGTCGATGATCTATTTCTCATCTTTAATGTTATATTGTATGTTGTTGTATTTACTCTactcattcattcattttttttaaattttagatttttttttttaaaattttagagttGGATGAGGTGAGTGTTATTATGAGAATTGAGTGAGAATGAAATCTATATAAACTATGCCAGGAACATGTAGAAAGACTTGTTAGGATGTATGATCTAAAACTTGAGTTTTCTTTAACTAATGTTGAAAATATGATTGTGTTACTcgataataaaatatattattttagacaaatttttgaaaattaatttcttaagtttagaaattaactaacaaaatataaaaattaggtGTGAACTCTAATTCTTCGTTTTTGGtggtttaaaattaagtttatgattttttttttttttttttttttggttttgatgtttgatataggagtgttttcaaaattcaaaagcttTGAAAATTGTGACACTATTTagttactatatatatatatattttttttgttttctacttttaaaaattgtgttgttttaatttttcacttatggataatatataatatgaattcctagtcaattttcaaaatacaaattaaaaataaaattttgaaaactactgattttgtttagttttcaaaatgttgatttgattttgaaattcactcctaaaataatatcaataaaacatataaaaaccaacagaataaaagtaataaaagtAATGTAGTTTATGGACtttaactttttagaaaaccaaaaattagaaaacaaatggtgaacttatttttgttacCGTTTTCTTGTTAAGAATTTGAATGCATGcttaagaaatttgaaaaaaccattaagaaaatgtgctaaagaaaaaaaaacctaagtAATTATTAAACGggttcataatttttaaaaatatttttgtttagaatttcATTAAGAATCCAAACATTttcttagaaaataaaatcagcCAATGCTAAATTTTGGACAcagaaaaaatacatttgaCCATCACGTGACATTAACagtcaattttttaaagagaagTATGATctacaaatatagaaaacttGTACATCGATACTATGCCTGCTACACATATTTTGATTATGAAGTCAGAAGGTGTAAAAGAGTATATGTGATATGTAGCTATAGAGTTTGAGGGTAGGATCAACCTATATCACATATTAAGTTATAATGATGTATTTAAAGTGAAAGTCGACTTAGGTTGGTTATTAGGATTTTGTGATAGGGTTCTAACTAgggaaaattaaaactttgaaagacaagaaaaactTGAGCTTAAAGTACGTAAACTCTCAGTTAGGAGTTAGAAAGTTGAATCAGATCGCTGTTGTTGGAtttggaaaaaatgaaaggtatCTAATAATATATCCATAAAGCAAtatatattcctttttttctttcgttatGACGTGGACTACTTttcacttaattaatttgattttgatgactTGATTTAGGTTTGGgtgttcatttttgttaagtTAACGAATGCTtatcacacacatatatatatatctaaatattaAGTTTCATACGTAACACAACACACGAAAACGAAAACATTCATGGTAcgtgtaacaaaatcaaaaagtcCATGAatccaattattttttgaaaatattttagatttgtcatttatttccattttctttcttctcttcttttgtcattttttaataagtaAGAAGATGTTATCAGATTGCACAGATGTAGGTGAATGTTGAGATTTGAATTTCGAATCTTGGACTTGAGCCATTACAGTTTGACTTCCACCTTCTAACCAAACATTCACTACCGGCCAGTTTCTCTCTAGGTTGAAAGGAGCACTACAAACGGCCATGGACGAAAAGTGCAAGCCTAACTATAACCTATTGTTTCCTTTGTAATTAACTCATGATTAAAGGTCACACATCACAAACAATAAATCATGTGATCCCTTCATACACgtataaatcatattaaaactcATAGCAAGAATGTACATATCACTAGTGAAATCCTTCTAAAGTTAcagagaaaagagaggaatGAGGGCTGGAAGCCCTGGATGGGTGATAAAAACCCTAGACACGAAAGAGAAATATTTGTAGGAATCAACGGAGCATTGTGATGCCTCGATAGAGCGCTATGGCACTTGGGACTTTTGTTGAAGAGCAACGTTATGTGATCGCAGCGGCACAACACTTCAATACCTTACACCAACTCTATCATTCTGTAGAATTCAGCGTTTTGAACCTTTAGGAATTTGCGAGGCGTCAATGCAGTGCCTTTAGGGGCATTTTGCTCATTCGATCTCCTTTTAAGCCTAAATGTTCTTCTTGGTTCCTAATTACTCCAAATTGACTACTTAACCACAAGGGCACCGAACACCTATAATATCAACATATAATCATATTAAATAACAGAACCGACACAAATTAATGAGAGAATGATAACATATTTCAAGCAATATCATAGTGTATTAGttggtttgtttatttttttttttttcctctttatttTGGCTATTTCATCAAAATCCAAATATACCAAGTCTATCGGtagtatcaaatataaattaaatcaattaactaatatatcaaatagacatttttaaaaataaaaaataatgatagaaattgataaacttctatcattgcATATCGATGCTACTAATAAAAGCATATTggtctattattgatatgatttgaaattttactatatatgatagatattttatcaaattttctattttccacTTGCATGTATCAAACATAATTTATATCAAAActtgattaataaaaaaacaaatataaacaaatataaacaaatatagacATATGTGTTGGTAtacttgaaaatttcaaaatctccCTACTAATTCTGTAAAGTTTTAgaatgtcttttttttataaaaaaaaaaattgcaactATATCCctattatttaacaaataaaaattgtataaacattagatgaaaaaaagaatagagaaaACAAAGTTACAATATAGGCAAAAATGGCAGGGGAGGGATAACAAAAATCTGttccctttcttctttatatatttttggcaTTTCATTTCATCTCAGAATTTAGCGGAACCCCGTTGGAGTTTGGAGGTCTGTAACTATGAGACTCCGTTTTATCTCTGCTTTCGTACTCCGGACATGCTCACGTGGCAGTCATGTCAGTCTGCCCCACCCCCCACGGCCTATGGTTATGGCTTCATTCCACACCTCTCTCTCCCCATTcccctctctctttctctctaaacCAATAATTCCGGccatttcttctctctctccgGCCAACTTTTTCCCCTTTATATATACCCtacccttttctctctctcttcccttCTCTATAATCAATCTCTCAGACTCCTCGTGTGTTTGTTGTGAGATTTCACACTACAATCTTCAATCTTTAATCTTTCCCTTTCCTCtctcctctttcttcttcttcttcttcttcttcttctttcatggTTTTGAGGGTTAAAGTGTATCTCAGCAGGAGGCAGGAGACCTTTTTTTGGTTCTTGGTTGGGGGATTTCCTTGGAATTTGaggatttctctgtttttctgAAGTGGAGttctggtttttttttataaaaaattgttctaAGAATGATGAACAGAGCATTGCCGGAGATGTTGCACTGTTTGAACTCAACCGGGAATTGTTCTGATACTCTCAGTGTTCTTGAGAGGCAGAGAGCTCGTTTGAAATGGCAGCAAGATATGCTTTTCCAGCAGCCGTTAAATCAAAGCTGTTTCAGTAGAGCTGACTACGGCGGTGGATTTCCGCCGCCGGTTTCAGTTCCAGCGGATCATCTTACGGGGTTTCCAGGGTACATGAGTGGCGGCGGCGGCGTTGGTGGTGGATTATCTCATGTTGAGATGGTAATGGGAGCAGTGAAGCCTGACCCTGGGTTGGAAGATGGGTGGTCCGAAATGGGGAAGTTTGATCCTTCTTTGTTGTTGAATCCCACTGCTTGTGAGCTTAATTCTTCTCTCTCTCGAACCTCCAGCTGCCTGCCGGTGGTGGCTCCGACGGTGGCGGAGAAGATGGGGTCCATGGCTGGAAGAGAGAGCTTCAAGAAAAGGAAAGCTGAGAAAGCTCACAACACTACCACCACCGCCAACACCAATAACAACAAGGCAAGTTTGTATAATATGATCTCTCTCTGTTTCAAAACTTTTCTCCATCGTTTCTTTTGCTAGACACAAAAAACAACTCTAAATCTTCAAACCCAGATGAGAAAAATGGATAAAAGTGTCAAGAAGTTTAAACTAAATCAATGGTGGATTTGCAGGTGACGgtggaagaagatgagaacAACAACAGCAAGGAGAAGAGGATCAAAACAAGTTCAGAAGGAGAATTATCCAAAACCACAGATCAAAACGGCACCAAAAACAACTCAACCATCACAACCACAACAAACAACAACAGAGAAACTTCAGCTGATAcctcaaaagaaaactctaAAGCTTCAGAAGTTCAAAAGCCTGATTACATTCATGTCAGAGCTCGCCGTGGCCAAGCCACTGATAGTCATAGCTTAGCTGAAAGAGTAAGCTAAAAGGATCACCcaatttccttctttctttgatttgtttgtttcttgaGATCGATTTGGGGGTTCTCTTTCTAACTAATCAAGTTATTTATGGTTTTGTGTAGGCTAGAAGGGAAAAAATCAGTGAGAGAATGAAGTACTTGCAAGATTTAGTACCAGGATGCAATAAAATCACTGGAAAAG
Coding sequences within:
- the LOC101216907 gene encoding transcription factor bHLH63: MMNRALPEMLHCLNSTGNCSDTLSVLERQRARLKWQQDMLFQQPLNQSCFSRADYGGGFPPPVSVPADHLTGFPGYMSGGGGVGGGLSHVEMVMGAVKPDPGLEDGWSEMGKFDPSLLLNPTACELNSSLSRTSSCLPVVAPTVAEKMGSMAGRESFKKRKAEKAHNTTTTANTNNNKVTVEEDENNNSKEKRIKTSSEGELSKTTDQNGTKNNSTITTTTNNNRETSADTSKENSKASEVQKPDYIHVRARRGQATDSHSLAERARREKISERMKYLQDLVPGCNKITGKAGMLDEIINYVQSLQRQVEFLSMKLAAVNPRLDFNVDDLFNKEVFPPSCTAANFPSVGGMSSEMTDPSSYLQFNPNNQQMDSCCGLEMGINTSHVALRRTISAPVSFPENFLDSSCLTQFQPSSGWDVDLQNMYNVGFDQGRSSNAFSSHPYTGSIEAGNIKMEM